A window of Diospyros lotus cultivar Yz01 chromosome 14, ASM1463336v1, whole genome shotgun sequence contains these coding sequences:
- the LOC127789647 gene encoding L-type lectin-domain containing receptor kinase IV.1-like isoform X3, translated as MLLKLLVLLLPLLPQSATADDSHFAFNAFKLANLTLDGLAKFTPGGLLALTNGTIQKTGHAFYPSPIHFKNSPTGLALSFSTTFVFGIIPQDPTISGHGIVFVVAPQRGLPAGFPSQYLGLFNEVNDGKETNRVVAVELDTIYNSELKDLNDNHVGIDINGLESVEAKPAGYYVEKTHQFQNLSLISGKAMQVWVEYGGSEKKMDVTIAPVGVEKPSKPLLSLSRDLSPIINQTMYVGFSSSTGTFVTSHYILGWSFKINGEAEQLDLSELPKLPRMAPKKTSKFLTVGLPLISLASVYAAISGSVFLRERRRKFAEVVEEWERVYGTHRFKFKDLYIATKGFREKELLGSGGFGRVYRGVLPTSNLQIAVKRISHESRQGMREFVAEIVSIGRLRHRNLVPLLGYCRRKGELLLVYDYMPNGSLDKFLYDQPKFTLNWQQRFEVIKGVASGLFYLHEEWEQVVIHRDVKSSNVLLDGELNGRLSDFGLARLHDHGTGPQTTNVVGTIGYIAPEHARTGKASTSTDVYAFGVFLLEVASGRRPIEASSMGGHTVLIDWVFSLWSEGEILRAVDANLGGEYVVEQVELVLKSGLLCSHGEPAMRPTMRQVVQYLEGDVGLPELASIGISATGLTFSNPERFSDFALSHQSSMDKGSSIAESLLSCGR; from the exons ATGCTACTCAAGCTTCTggtccttcttcttcccttgctCCCCCAATCTGCGACCGCCGATGACTCCCACTTTGCCTTCAACGCCTTCAAGTTGGCCAACCTGACCCTCGACGGCTTAGCCAAGTTCACTCCCGGCGGCCTCTTGGCCCTCACCAACGGCACCATACAGAAAACAGGCCACGCCTTCTACCCAAGCCCCATCCACTTCAAGAACTCGCCCACCGGCTTAGCTCTCTCCTTCTCCACCACCTTCGTCTTCGGCATCATTCCCCAGGACCCCACTATCAGCGGCCATGGAATTGTCTTCGTTGTCGCTCCGCAACGCGGGCTTCCCGCCGGCTTTCCCAGCCAGTACCTTGGCCTATTCAATGAGGTCAACGATGGCAAGGAGACCAATCGTGTTGTGGCGGTGGAGCTCGACACGATTTACAACAGCGAACTCAAAGATCTGAATGACAACCATGTCGGAATTGATATCAATGGACTGGAATCAGTCGAAGCCAAGCCAGCGGGCTATTACGTCGAAAAAACCCACCAGTTTCAGAACCTGAGCCTGATCAGCGGCAAAGCGATGCAAGTCTGGGTGGAGTACGGTGGCTCGGAGAAGAAAATGGACGTCACAATCGCTCCGGTCGGTGTTGAAAAGCCGTCAAAGCCACTTCTGTCTTTGTCTCGAGACCTTTCTCCAATCATAAACCAGACCATGTACGTCGGCTTCTCCTCCTCCACCGGCACATTCGTCACATCCCACTATATTCTCGGCTGGAGTTTCAAGATCAACGGCGAGGCTGAACAACTTGATCTTTCTGAGCTTCCGAAGCTTCCACGAATGGCACCCAAGAAGACATCCAAGTTTTTGACAGTTGGGTTGCCTTTGATTTCCTTGGCTTCGGTGTACGCCGCTATTTCCGGCTCGGTTTTCCTTCGGGAAAGGAGGAGAAAGTTCGCCGAAGTGGTGGAAGAATGGGAACGTGTCTATGGCACTCATAGATTCAAGTTCAAAGATCTATACATCGCCACTAAAGGATTCAGAGAGAAAGAGCTTCTCGGCAGTGGCGGATTTGGGAGGGTTTATAGAGGAGTATTACCAACTTCAAACCTTCAAATTGCAGTGAAAAGAATCTCCCATGAATCCAGGCAAGGAATGAGGGAATTTGTGGCCGAAATCGTCAGCATCGGCCGGCTCCGGCACCGGAACTTGGTCCCCCTCCTAGGCTACTGCCGGCGCAAAGGCGAGCTCCTTCTGGTCTATGATTACATGCCCAATGGAAGCCTTGACAAGTTTCTCTATGACCAACCAAAATTCACCCTCAATTGGCAACAAAGATTTGAGGTCATCAAGGGTGTGGCGTCTGGGCTGTTCTATCTACACGAGGAATGGGAGCAAGTGGTGATCCACAGAGATGTCAAGTCCAGTAATGTTTTACTAGACGGCGAACTGAACGGAAGATTGAGCGATTTTGGGCTTGCAAGATTACACGATCATGGAACTGGTCCTCAGACCACTAATGTCGTCGGAACTATCGG GTATATCGCGCCGGAGCACGCCAGAACCGGCAAGGCCTCGACAAGCACAGACGTGTACGCTTTTGGGGTGTTCCTGCTAGAGGTGGCCAGCGGGCGGCGCCCAATAGAGGCCAGCAGCATGGGAGGACATACAGTGTTGATTGATTGGGTATTCTCTTTATGGAGCGAAGGCGAGATTTTGCGAGCGGTGGATGCCAATTTGGGGGGCGAGTATGTGGTTGAGCAAGTGGAGTTAGTACTGAAGTCGGGGTTGCTGTGCTCGCACGGTGAGCCGGCGATGAGGCCGACGATGCGACAG
- the LOC127789647 gene encoding L-type lectin-domain containing receptor kinase IV.1-like isoform X4: protein MLLKLLVLLLPLLPQSATADDSHFAFNAFKLANLTLDGLAKFTPGGLLALTNGTIQKTGHAFYPSPIHFKNSPTGLALSFSTTFVFGIIPQDPTISGHGIVFVVAPQRGLPAGFPSQYLGLFNEVNDGKETNRVVAVELDTIYNSELKDLNDNHVGIDINGLESVEAKPAGYYVEKTHQFQNLSLISGKAMQVWVEYGGSEKKMDVTIAPVGVEKPSKPLLSLSRDLSPIINQTMYVGFSSSTGTFVTSHYILGWSFKINGEAEQLDLSELPKLPRMAPKKTSKFLTVGLPLISLASVYAAISGSVFLRERRRKFAEVVEEWERVYGTHRFKFKDLYIATKGFREKELLGSGGFGRVYRGVLPTSNLQIAVKRISHESRQGMREFVAEIVSIGRLRHRNLVPLLGYCRRKGELLLVYDYMPNGSLDKFLYDQPKFTLNWQQRFEVIKGVASGLFYLHEEWEQVVIHRDVKSSNVLLDGELNGRLSDFGLARLHDHGTGPQTTNVVGTIGYIAPEHARTGKASTSTDVYAFGVFLLEVASGRRPIEASSMGGHTVLIDWVFSLWSEGEILRAVDANLGGEYVVEQVELVLKSGLLCSHGEPAMRPTMRQVMRYLEGDVGLPELASIGISATELTFSSPERFNDFALSHQSSMDKGSSVAESLLSGGR, encoded by the exons ATGCTACTCAAGCTTCTggtccttcttcttcccttgctCCCCCAATCTGCGACCGCCGATGACTCCCACTTTGCCTTCAACGCCTTCAAGTTGGCCAACCTGACCCTCGACGGCTTAGCCAAGTTCACTCCCGGCGGCCTCTTGGCCCTCACCAACGGCACCATACAGAAAACAGGCCACGCCTTCTACCCAAGCCCCATCCACTTCAAGAACTCGCCCACCGGCTTAGCTCTCTCCTTCTCCACCACCTTCGTCTTCGGCATCATTCCCCAGGACCCCACTATCAGCGGCCATGGAATTGTCTTCGTTGTCGCTCCGCAACGCGGGCTTCCCGCCGGCTTTCCCAGCCAGTACCTTGGCCTATTCAATGAGGTCAACGATGGCAAGGAGACCAATCGTGTTGTGGCGGTGGAGCTCGACACGATTTACAACAGCGAACTCAAAGATCTGAATGACAACCATGTCGGAATTGATATCAATGGACTGGAATCAGTCGAAGCCAAGCCAGCGGGCTATTACGTCGAAAAAACCCACCAGTTTCAGAACCTGAGCCTGATCAGCGGCAAAGCGATGCAAGTCTGGGTGGAGTACGGTGGCTCGGAGAAGAAAATGGACGTCACAATCGCTCCGGTCGGTGTTGAAAAGCCGTCAAAGCCACTTCTGTCTTTGTCTCGAGACCTTTCTCCAATCATAAACCAGACCATGTACGTCGGCTTCTCCTCCTCCACCGGCACATTCGTCACATCCCACTATATTCTCGGCTGGAGTTTCAAGATCAACGGCGAGGCTGAACAACTTGATCTTTCTGAGCTTCCGAAGCTTCCACGAATGGCACCCAAGAAGACATCCAAGTTTTTGACAGTTGGGTTGCCTTTGATTTCCTTGGCTTCGGTGTACGCCGCTATTTCCGGCTCGGTTTTCCTTCGGGAAAGGAGGAGAAAGTTCGCCGAAGTGGTGGAAGAATGGGAACGTGTCTATGGCACTCATAGATTCAAGTTCAAAGATCTATACATCGCCACTAAAGGATTCAGAGAGAAAGAGCTTCTCGGCAGTGGCGGATTTGGGAGGGTTTATAGAGGAGTATTACCAACTTCAAACCTTCAAATTGCAGTGAAAAGAATCTCCCATGAATCCAGGCAAGGAATGAGGGAATTTGTGGCCGAAATCGTCAGCATCGGCCGGCTCCGGCACCGGAACTTGGTCCCCCTCCTAGGCTACTGCCGGCGCAAAGGCGAGCTCCTTCTGGTCTATGATTACATGCCCAATGGAAGCCTTGACAAGTTTCTCTATGACCAACCAAAATTCACCCTCAATTGGCAACAAAGATTTGAGGTCATCAAGGGTGTGGCGTCTGGGCTGTTCTATCTACACGAGGAATGGGAGCAAGTGGTGATCCACAGAGATGTCAAGTCCAGTAATGTTTTACTAGACGGCGAACTGAACGGAAGATTGAGCGATTTTGGGCTTGCAAGATTACACGATCATGGAACTGGTCCTCAGACCACTAATGTCGTCGGAACTATCGG GTATATCGCGCCGGAGCACGCCAGAACCGGCAAGGCCTCGACAAGCACAGACGTGTACGCTTTTGGGGTGTTCCTGCTAGAGGTGGCCAGCGGGCGGCGCCCAATAGAGGCCAGCAGCATGGGAGGACATACAGTGTTGATTGATTGGGTATTCTCTTTATGGAGCGAAGGCGAGATTTTGCGAGCGGTGGATGCCAATTTGGGGGGCGAGTATGTGGTTGAGCAAGTGGAGTTAGTACTGAAGTCGGGGTTGCTGTGCTCGCACGGTGAGCCGGCGATGAGGCCGACGATGCGACAGGTGATGCGGTACTTAGAGGGAGATGTTGGACTGCCGGAGCTGGCATCGATCGGCATCTCGGCGACTGAACTCACGTTCTCAAGCCCAGAAAGATTCAATGACTTCGCTTTGTCACATCAGTCTTCCATGGACAAGGGGTCGTCTGTTGCGGAATCGCTTCTCTCTGGTGGTAGGTGA